The Myxococcota bacterium genome has a segment encoding these proteins:
- a CDS encoding S41 family peptidase: protein MDSRSGTNPSATNAPGAPHAPRRRGPSDARAARVRMLLSFALGVLAAAGAMLVGDATRSEASNRYDDLGLFSSVVDHVRRHYVEAIDDHELIAGAIRGMMAELDPHSAFMEPDQYREMQIDTKGEFHGLGVEIHKTQGGYVEVVSPIEGTPADRAGIRARDQIVSICPTEVPEDWEPGETCRPTDDMSLVEAVALMRGKKGTAITVHVWREGFDEPRPFTIVRDVVQIASISSELLEPGYGYVRVRQFQERSAEDLAGQLDALRDEADGKLEGLVLDLRDNPGGLLDQAVKIADLWLGDGLVVYTQGRDEDERQEFRAKPERTQGAYPLVVLVNAGSASASEIVAGALQDHKRALVLGTQTFGKGSVQTVFPIGDYGLRLTTALYYTPSGRSIQEVGIRPDIEVQPAPAAGEQAAPRRVRERDLRGHFTQQDAAGDAGDDEGVPVEVEMQAEPDAAAGEPEDAAVRVRSDLQVRRALEVLKSWTYFENLRAPAPTSTSTAPPLAHAAPMPTP from the coding sequence ATGGACTCCCGCTCGGGCACGAACCCCTCCGCCACGAACGCCCCCGGCGCGCCGCACGCGCCGCGCCGCCGTGGGCCGTCGGACGCGCGCGCGGCGCGCGTGCGCATGCTGCTCTCGTTCGCGCTCGGCGTGCTCGCGGCGGCCGGCGCGATGCTCGTCGGCGACGCGACGCGCAGCGAGGCCTCGAACCGCTACGACGACCTCGGCCTCTTCTCGAGCGTCGTCGACCACGTGCGACGCCACTACGTCGAGGCGATCGACGACCACGAGCTGATCGCGGGCGCGATCCGCGGGATGATGGCCGAGCTCGATCCGCACTCGGCGTTCATGGAGCCCGACCAGTACCGCGAGATGCAGATCGACACGAAGGGCGAGTTCCACGGCCTCGGCGTCGAAATCCACAAGACGCAGGGCGGGTACGTCGAGGTGGTGTCGCCGATCGAGGGCACGCCCGCCGACCGCGCGGGCATCCGCGCGCGCGACCAGATCGTGTCGATCTGCCCGACCGAGGTCCCCGAAGACTGGGAGCCCGGCGAGACGTGCCGGCCGACGGACGACATGTCGCTCGTCGAGGCCGTCGCGCTCATGCGCGGCAAGAAGGGCACCGCGATCACCGTGCACGTGTGGCGCGAGGGCTTCGACGAGCCGCGCCCCTTCACGATCGTGCGCGACGTCGTGCAGATCGCGTCGATCTCGTCGGAGCTGCTCGAGCCGGGCTACGGCTACGTGCGCGTCCGCCAGTTCCAGGAGCGCTCCGCCGAAGACCTCGCCGGCCAGCTCGACGCGCTGCGCGACGAGGCCGACGGGAAGCTCGAGGGCCTCGTGCTCGACTTGCGCGACAACCCGGGCGGGCTGCTCGACCAGGCGGTGAAGATCGCGGACCTGTGGCTCGGCGACGGCCTCGTCGTGTACACGCAGGGCCGCGACGAGGACGAGCGGCAGGAGTTCCGCGCGAAGCCCGAGCGCACCCAGGGCGCGTACCCGCTCGTCGTGCTCGTCAACGCGGGCAGCGCGAGCGCTTCGGAGATCGTGGCCGGCGCGCTGCAGGATCACAAGCGCGCGCTCGTGCTCGGGACGCAGACGTTCGGCAAGGGATCCGTGCAGACGGTGTTCCCGATCGGCGACTACGGGCTGCGCCTCACGACCGCGCTCTACTACACGCCGTCGGGCCGCTCGATCCAGGAGGTCGGCATCCGCCCCGACATCGAGGTGCAGCCGGCGCCCGCCGCGGGCGAGCAGGCCGCGCCCCGCCGCGTGCGCGAGCGCGACCTGCGCGGCCACTTCACGCAGCAGGACGCGGCCGGCGACGCCGGCGACGACGAGGGCGTGCCGGTCGAGGTCGAGATGCAGGCCGAGCCCGACGCGGCCGCCGGGGAGCCCGAGGACGCCGCCGTCCGCGTGCGCAGCGACCTCCAGGTGCGCCGCGCGCTCGAGGTCCTGAAGAGCTGGACCTACTTCGAGAACCTGCGCGCGCCGGCGCCGACGAGCACGTCGACCGCGCCGCCGCTCGCGCACGCCGCGCCGATGCCGACGCCGTGA
- a CDS encoding exodeoxyribonuclease VII small subunit encodes MPRARGKAANPPSSGAPDASDAPRAAAVPADLPFEQAIERLEGVVDALDDGELDLEAALAAFEEGVALSKHCAAQLDRAERRIELLVEEGGELLAKPFAAFAAEGDGDADDAADDADGAF; translated from the coding sequence ATGCCGCGAGCCCGAGGCAAAGCCGCGAATCCGCCGTCCTCCGGCGCTCCCGACGCGTCCGACGCCCCGCGCGCGGCGGCCGTCCCGGCCGATCTCCCGTTCGAGCAGGCGATCGAGCGCCTCGAGGGCGTCGTCGACGCGCTCGACGACGGCGAGCTCGACCTCGAGGCCGCGCTCGCGGCGTTCGAGGAGGGCGTCGCGCTCTCGAAGCACTGCGCCGCGCAGCTCGACCGCGCGGAGCGGCGCATCGAGCTGCTGGTCGAGGAGGGCGGCGAGCTGCTCGCGAAGCCCTTCGCGGCGTTCGCGGCCGAAGGCGATGGCGACGCCGACGACGCCGCCGACGACGCGGACGGCGCGTTCTGA
- a CDS encoding polyprenyl synthetase family protein: MDAAGYLAERTPLVDARLERLLPPADAPPRALHGAMRHLVFPGGKRLRPALAFAAAEALGRAPEVALPAAAAVELVHTYSLVHDDLPCMDDDDVRRGRPTVHRAFGEAVAVLAGDALQALAFEALAAPDVEPARAAACVRDLAAAAGARFLVGGQVDDLDFAREPGEADGALAGRIERVHERKSAALIACAIACGARLAGGDEARVDALRASGLELGVAFQIADDWLDRDDEQDHCSLVRATGPDAALARAEALLASALARLDALGAAAEPLRELMRFAVRREH; the protein is encoded by the coding sequence ATGGACGCGGCCGGCTACCTCGCCGAGCGCACGCCGCTCGTCGACGCGCGGCTCGAGCGGCTGCTGCCGCCGGCCGACGCGCCGCCGCGCGCGCTCCACGGTGCGATGCGCCATCTCGTCTTCCCGGGCGGCAAGCGCCTGCGGCCGGCGCTCGCGTTCGCCGCCGCCGAGGCGCTCGGGCGCGCGCCCGAGGTCGCGCTCCCCGCCGCCGCCGCGGTCGAGCTCGTGCACACCTACTCGCTCGTGCACGACGACCTGCCGTGCATGGACGACGACGACGTGCGGCGCGGCCGGCCGACCGTGCACCGCGCCTTCGGCGAGGCCGTGGCCGTGCTCGCGGGCGACGCGCTCCAGGCGCTCGCGTTCGAGGCGCTCGCCGCGCCCGACGTCGAGCCGGCGCGCGCGGCGGCCTGCGTGCGCGACCTCGCCGCCGCGGCCGGTGCGCGCTTCCTCGTCGGCGGCCAGGTGGACGACCTCGACTTCGCGCGCGAGCCGGGCGAGGCCGACGGCGCGCTCGCCGGCCGCATCGAGCGCGTGCACGAGCGCAAGTCGGCGGCGCTGATCGCGTGCGCGATCGCGTGCGGTGCGCGGCTCGCCGGCGGCGACGAGGCGCGCGTCGACGCGCTGCGCGCGAGCGGCCTCGAGCTCGGCGTCGCGTTCCAGATCGCCGACGACTGGCTCGATCGCGACGACGAGCAGGACCACTGCTCGCTCGTGCGCGCGACGGGGCCGGACGCGGCGCTCGCGCGCGCGGAGGCGCTGCTCGCGAGCGCGCTCGCGCGCCTCGACGCGCTCGGCGCGGCGGCCGAGCCGCTGCGCGAGCTGATGCGCTTCGCGGTGCGCCGCGAGCACTGA
- the dxs gene encoding 1-deoxy-D-xylulose-5-phosphate synthase — protein MGERLLHGIDRPADLRRLPRESLEQVAGELRQEILENISQTGGHLASSLGAVELITAIHYVFDTPTDRLVLDVGHQGYPHKMLTGRRAQFESIGKAGGIAKFLRRSESEFDHFGAGHAGTSISAALGMARAKHHKGEPGYTIALIGDGSMTAGMAFEAMNHAGHLKEKRLVVVLNDNEMSIDPNVGALSSYLSRKLSAPMVRRMKHWARDFLGSMPGDMVHWARKAEESLKVFFSPGLLFEALSFKYVGPIQGHRMDVVLETFENVKRMLEEGDGPILVHAITEKGHGYDPAQRDPLKYHGVGTFDVGSGAFAPSKPGPPAYTKVFADALIGLAKEDERIVAITAAMAPGTGLDKFARQFPDRFYDVGIAEQHAVTFAAGLATEGMKPVAAIYSTFLQRAFDQVVHDVCLQNLDVTFALDRAGLVGADGATHQGLYDLAYFRTLPNTVVMAPKDENELRHMLKTAIEYPGPAAVRYPRGAGQGVPLDPDLKAIPIGEAELLRDGDDVAIVAIGSLVHPALEAAAELAADGIQAAVVNARFAKPLDDARILPLAKRCGAVLTLEEHSGMGGFGGAVLEALAAGGVEVPTRVLAASDELHEHGATLDSIGLGVADIVAAARALAARRAGAR, from the coding sequence ATGGGCGAGCGACTGCTCCACGGAATCGATCGGCCGGCGGACCTGCGGAGGTTGCCGCGCGAGAGCCTCGAGCAGGTCGCGGGCGAGCTGCGCCAGGAGATCCTCGAGAACATCTCGCAGACCGGCGGGCACCTCGCGTCGAGCCTCGGCGCGGTCGAGCTGATCACCGCGATCCACTACGTGTTCGACACGCCGACCGACCGGCTCGTGCTCGACGTCGGGCACCAGGGCTATCCGCACAAGATGCTGACGGGGCGGCGCGCGCAGTTCGAGTCGATCGGGAAGGCCGGCGGCATCGCGAAGTTCCTGCGCCGCTCCGAGAGCGAGTTCGACCACTTCGGCGCCGGCCACGCGGGCACGTCGATCTCGGCCGCGCTCGGCATGGCGCGCGCGAAGCACCACAAGGGCGAGCCCGGCTACACGATCGCGCTGATCGGCGACGGCTCGATGACGGCGGGCATGGCCTTCGAAGCGATGAACCACGCCGGGCACCTGAAGGAGAAGCGGCTCGTCGTCGTGCTGAACGACAACGAGATGTCGATCGACCCGAACGTCGGCGCGCTCTCGTCGTACCTGTCGCGCAAGCTCTCGGCGCCGATGGTGCGGCGCATGAAGCACTGGGCGCGCGACTTCCTCGGCTCGATGCCGGGCGACATGGTGCACTGGGCGCGCAAGGCCGAGGAGTCGCTCAAGGTCTTCTTCTCGCCCGGCCTGCTGTTCGAGGCGCTGTCGTTCAAGTACGTCGGGCCGATCCAGGGCCACCGCATGGACGTCGTGCTCGAGACGTTCGAGAACGTGAAGCGCATGCTCGAGGAGGGCGACGGCCCGATCCTCGTGCACGCGATCACCGAGAAGGGACACGGCTACGACCCCGCGCAGCGCGACCCGCTCAAGTACCACGGCGTCGGCACGTTCGACGTCGGCTCGGGCGCGTTCGCGCCGAGCAAGCCCGGCCCGCCCGCCTACACGAAGGTCTTCGCCGACGCGCTGATCGGGCTCGCGAAGGAGGACGAGCGCATCGTCGCGATCACGGCCGCGATGGCGCCCGGCACGGGGCTCGACAAGTTCGCGCGCCAGTTCCCCGACCGCTTCTACGACGTCGGCATCGCGGAGCAGCACGCGGTGACGTTCGCGGCGGGCCTCGCGACCGAGGGCATGAAGCCGGTCGCGGCGATCTACTCGACCTTCCTGCAGCGCGCCTTCGACCAGGTGGTGCACGACGTGTGCCTGCAGAACCTCGACGTCACCTTCGCGCTCGACCGCGCCGGCCTCGTCGGCGCCGACGGCGCGACGCACCAGGGCCTCTACGACCTCGCGTACTTCCGGACGCTGCCCAACACCGTGGTGATGGCGCCGAAGGACGAGAACGAGCTGCGCCACATGCTGAAGACGGCGATCGAGTACCCGGGGCCGGCCGCCGTGCGCTACCCGCGCGGCGCGGGGCAGGGCGTGCCGCTCGACCCGGACCTGAAGGCGATCCCGATCGGCGAGGCCGAGCTGCTGCGCGACGGCGACGACGTCGCCATCGTCGCGATCGGCTCGCTCGTGCACCCCGCGCTCGAGGCCGCGGCCGAGCTCGCGGCGGACGGCATCCAGGCGGCGGTCGTGAACGCGCGCTTCGCGAAGCCGCTCGACGACGCGCGCATCCTGCCGCTCGCGAAGCGCTGCGGCGCGGTGCTCACGCTCGAGGAGCACAGCGGCATGGGCGGCTTCGGCGGCGCGGTGCTCGAGGCGCTCGCCGCGGGCGGCGTCGAGGTGCCGACGCGCGTGCTCGCGGCGTCCGACGAGCTGCACGAGCACGGCGCGACGCTCGACTCGATCGGCCTCGGCGTCGCCGACATCGTCGCCGCCGCGCGCGCGCTCGCGGCGCGGCGCGCGGGGGCGCGCTGA
- a CDS encoding TlyA family RNA methyltransferase, whose amino-acid sequence MTAARERGGDGARPTRAAPHERRPRLDQRLVDDGLAETRARAQALVLTGDVLVDDVPVTKAGTRVRPESRVRVRVRGGGSRYVSRGGDKLAGALADLAPQGLDPRGLHCLDVGASTGGFTDCLLQAGAASVVAVDVGYGQLHPRLRDDPRVLVRERTNARDLEAAALPHAIDLAVFDASFISLRLLLAPVAAVAPRAQVLALVKPQFEVGRERVGKGGVVRDDAERAAAVDAVAAAAAALGYRERARVDSRVHGPKGNREIFLWLAPARADGGPTAPRAGGAGC is encoded by the coding sequence CTGACGGCGGCGCGCGAGCGCGGCGGCGACGGAGCGCGGCCGACGCGCGCGGCGCCGCACGAGCGCCGCCCGCGCCTCGACCAGCGCCTCGTCGACGACGGCCTCGCGGAGACGCGCGCGCGCGCGCAGGCGCTCGTGCTCACGGGCGACGTCCTCGTCGACGACGTGCCCGTGACGAAGGCCGGCACGCGCGTGCGCCCCGAGTCGCGCGTGCGCGTGCGCGTGCGCGGCGGCGGCTCGCGCTACGTCTCGCGCGGCGGCGACAAGCTCGCGGGCGCGCTCGCCGACCTCGCGCCGCAGGGGCTCGACCCGCGCGGCCTCCACTGCCTCGACGTCGGCGCCTCGACCGGCGGCTTCACGGACTGCCTGCTGCAGGCCGGCGCGGCGAGCGTCGTCGCGGTCGACGTCGGCTACGGCCAGCTGCACCCGCGCCTGCGCGACGACCCGCGCGTCCTCGTGCGCGAGCGCACGAACGCGCGCGACCTCGAAGCCGCCGCGCTCCCGCACGCGATCGACCTCGCGGTGTTCGACGCGTCGTTCATCTCGCTGCGCCTGCTGCTCGCGCCGGTCGCCGCGGTCGCGCCGCGCGCGCAGGTGCTCGCGCTCGTGAAGCCGCAGTTCGAGGTCGGCCGCGAGCGCGTGGGGAAGGGCGGTGTCGTGCGCGACGACGCGGAGCGCGCGGCGGCGGTCGACGCGGTGGCGGCCGCGGCGGCCGCGCTCGGCTATCGCGAGCGCGCGCGCGTCGACAGCCGCGTGCACGGCCCCAAGGGGAACCGCGAGATCTTCCTGTGGCTCGCGCCGGCGCGCGCCGATGGCGGCCCGACCGCGCCGCGAGCCGGGGGAGCGGGCTGCTAA
- a CDS encoding iron-sulfur cluster assembly accessory protein, with protein sequence MSIVNVTEAASARIGQLLDQDGKRETHALRMKVIGGGCSGLQYQLSFDDVVKENDTELDAGGVRLLVDEKSALYLVGCRLDFVDTLQESGFKIDNPNASNTCGCGQSFSA encoded by the coding sequence ATGTCGATCGTGAACGTGACCGAGGCCGCCAGCGCCCGCATCGGCCAGCTCCTCGACCAGGACGGCAAGCGCGAGACGCACGCGCTGCGGATGAAGGTGATCGGCGGAGGCTGCTCGGGCCTCCAGTACCAGCTCTCCTTCGACGACGTCGTGAAGGAGAACGACACCGAGCTCGACGCGGGCGGCGTGCGCCTGCTCGTCGACGAGAAGAGCGCGCTCTATCTCGTCGGTTGCCGGCTCGACTTCGTGGACACGCTCCAGGAGTCGGGCTTCAAGATCGACAACCCGAACGCTTCCAACACCTGCGGCTGCGGTCAGTCGTTCTCCGCCTAG
- a CDS encoding cysteine desulfurase family protein: MPDAARPLYLDHHATTPLDPRVLDAMDPFLRDEFGNAASRTHAYGWRAEAAVESARERIAAALGAEPREIVFTSGATESNNIAVLGAARARRAHGRDGVVALATEHRAVLDPLRALEREGFRAVVLPVGSDGLVDLDRLRDAVDERTALVSAMAANNEIGVLQPLDAIGAIAREAGAWLHSDAAQAAGRLAFDLAAQPIELLSLSGHKLYGPKGVGALFVRARRPRVRPEPIQYGGGHERGLRSGTLPVALCVGLARALELCLAEREAEQARLARLRDGLWERLAAELDGVRCNGLGAPRLAANLSVSIEGVDVDKLLLALPDLALSTGSACSSAQPEPSHVLSAIGLPPRLARASLRFGLGRATSEDDVAYAAARVVEAVRGLRGV, from the coding sequence ATGCCCGACGCGGCACGGCCCCTCTACCTCGACCACCACGCGACGACGCCGCTCGACCCGCGCGTGCTCGACGCGATGGATCCGTTCCTGCGCGACGAGTTCGGCAACGCGGCGAGCCGCACGCACGCCTACGGCTGGCGCGCGGAGGCCGCGGTCGAGAGCGCGCGCGAGCGCATTGCCGCGGCGCTCGGCGCCGAGCCGCGCGAGATCGTGTTCACGAGCGGGGCGACCGAGTCGAACAACATCGCGGTGCTCGGCGCGGCGCGCGCGCGGCGCGCGCACGGGCGCGACGGCGTCGTCGCGCTCGCGACGGAGCACCGCGCCGTGCTCGACCCCCTGCGCGCGCTCGAGCGCGAGGGCTTCCGCGCCGTCGTGCTGCCCGTCGGTTCCGACGGCCTCGTCGACCTCGACCGTCTGCGCGACGCCGTCGACGAGCGCACGGCGCTCGTCAGCGCGATGGCGGCGAACAACGAGATCGGCGTGCTCCAGCCGCTCGACGCGATCGGCGCGATCGCGCGCGAGGCCGGCGCGTGGCTGCACAGCGACGCGGCGCAGGCGGCCGGCCGGCTCGCCTTCGACCTCGCCGCGCAGCCGATCGAGCTGCTCTCGCTGTCGGGCCACAAGCTCTACGGGCCGAAGGGCGTCGGGGCGCTCTTCGTGCGCGCGCGGCGCCCGCGCGTGCGGCCCGAGCCCATTCAATATGGGGGCGGGCACGAGCGCGGCCTGCGCTCGGGGACGCTCCCGGTCGCGCTGTGCGTGGGGCTCGCGCGCGCGCTCGAGCTCTGCCTCGCGGAGCGCGAGGCGGAGCAGGCGCGGCTCGCGCGCCTGCGCGACGGCCTCTGGGAGCGCCTCGCCGCCGAGCTCGACGGCGTGCGCTGCAATGGGCTCGGCGCGCCGCGCCTCGCGGCGAACCTGAGCGTCTCGATCGAGGGCGTCGACGTCGACAAGCTCCTGCTCGCGCTCCCCGACCTCGCACTGTCGACGGGCTCGGCGTGCAGCTCCGCGCAGCCCGAGCCGAGCCACGTGCTCTCGGCCATCGGCCTGCCGCCGCGCCTCGCGCGGGCGTCGCTGCGCTTCGGGCTCGGGCGGGCGACGAGCGAGGACGACGTCGCCTACGCCGCCGCGCGCGTCGTCGAGGCGGTGCGCGGGCTGCGCGGCGTCTAG
- the cysC gene encoding adenylyl-sulfate kinase, translated as MADRKSTNITWHVGDVSRTDREKLLGQRGATVWLTGLSGSGKSTVAVAAEKRLVEEGRVAYVLDGDNIRHGLNSNLGFSPADRTENIRRIGEVAKLFTDAGVIVFTSFISPYRADRDLVRNNLADGDFIEVYVAADVATCEKRDVKGLYAKARKGEIPEFTGISAPYEEPLSPEVVLDTGAQSVDESVDQLVGYLRANGYLG; from the coding sequence ATGGCGGACCGGAAGTCGACCAACATCACCTGGCACGTGGGCGACGTGTCGCGCACCGATCGCGAGAAGCTGCTCGGGCAGCGCGGCGCGACGGTCTGGCTCACGGGCCTGTCGGGCAGCGGCAAGTCGACGGTCGCCGTCGCGGCCGAGAAGCGGCTCGTCGAGGAAGGCCGCGTCGCCTACGTGCTCGACGGCGACAACATCCGCCACGGCCTCAACAGCAACCTCGGCTTCTCGCCGGCGGACCGCACGGAGAACATCCGCCGCATCGGCGAGGTCGCGAAGCTCTTCACCGACGCCGGCGTGATCGTGTTCACCTCGTTCATCTCGCCGTATCGCGCCGACCGCGACCTCGTCCGCAACAACCTCGCGGACGGCGACTTCATCGAGGTCTACGTCGCCGCCGACGTCGCGACGTGCGAGAAGCGCGACGTGAAGGGCCTCTACGCGAAGGCGCGCAAGGGCGAGATCCCGGAGTTCACGGGCATCTCGGCGCCGTACGAGGAGCCGCTCTCGCCCGAGGTCGTGCTCGACACGGGCGCGCAGAGCGTCGACGAGAGCGTCGACCAGCTGGTCGGCTACCTGCGCGCGAACGGCTATCTCGGATGA
- a CDS encoding tetratricopeptide repeat protein: MVALALASGGCAVLGVPAPRREAPLVQPDLPADYDVLVAEFAARDGDLAGALEAYRRAAEKDPGSAALARRTAALAARLGEFDAAARDAERTLALDPGDVETRVLLARLRRQQGDTAGFEAALRDESGAPISLHAGILLVQHLLEAGRGAEALGTAEGLVERYPDEPNAYFSLASVYEEAGERDQVEAVLLRAIAAFPDDARLYVRLAQVRRANGDVDGEIAANEMLLERNPEHLGTLRALAELWKRKGDLDRAAQLYERAARLYPDEPTLVKHLVGLDLERGDYALAAERLRDASERTPDDFDLVYMLALVELELGDLERAEATLARVPPSHPSYGDARKRLAALRQHAGDDAGALALLEELRVLEPGKENDFATAGLRARTGDLAGAVALVQEWIDADPQDASALYQMGLVYDAAKQRDEAIAWMRRALEIEPSDAHALNYIGYTLAERGERLDEAESLIQRALELAPDDGYITDSLGWVYYMRARPLVEAGRAAEARPWIERALATLARADELAGGDPVISEHIGDVHRLAGDLAAALEHYERALEQEPREGEQPELDAKIDALRAQLGTR; this comes from the coding sequence GTGGTCGCGCTCGCGCTCGCGAGCGGGGGCTGCGCGGTGCTCGGCGTCCCGGCGCCCCGGCGCGAGGCGCCGCTCGTCCAGCCCGACCTTCCCGCGGACTACGACGTCCTCGTCGCCGAGTTCGCCGCGCGCGACGGCGACCTCGCGGGCGCGCTCGAGGCCTATCGTCGCGCGGCGGAGAAGGACCCCGGCTCGGCGGCGCTCGCGCGTCGCACCGCCGCGCTCGCGGCACGGCTCGGCGAGTTCGACGCGGCCGCGCGCGACGCCGAGCGGACGCTCGCGCTCGATCCGGGCGACGTCGAGACGCGCGTGCTGCTCGCGCGGCTGCGCCGCCAGCAGGGCGACACCGCCGGCTTCGAGGCCGCGCTGCGCGACGAGAGCGGCGCTCCCATCTCGTTGCACGCCGGCATCCTGCTCGTGCAGCACCTGCTCGAGGCCGGTCGCGGCGCCGAGGCGCTCGGCACCGCGGAGGGGCTGGTCGAGCGCTACCCGGACGAGCCGAACGCCTACTTCTCGCTCGCGTCGGTGTACGAGGAGGCGGGCGAACGCGACCAGGTCGAGGCCGTCCTGCTGCGCGCGATCGCGGCCTTCCCCGACGACGCGCGCCTCTACGTGCGGCTCGCCCAGGTGCGCCGCGCGAACGGCGACGTCGACGGCGAGATCGCCGCGAACGAGATGCTGCTCGAGCGGAACCCCGAGCACCTCGGCACGCTGCGCGCGCTCGCCGAGCTCTGGAAGCGCAAGGGCGACCTCGACCGCGCCGCGCAGCTCTACGAGCGCGCCGCGCGCCTGTATCCCGACGAGCCGACGCTCGTGAAGCACCTCGTCGGGCTCGACCTCGAGCGCGGCGACTACGCGCTCGCGGCCGAGCGCCTGCGCGACGCGAGCGAGCGGACGCCGGACGACTTCGACCTGGTCTACATGCTCGCTCTCGTCGAGCTCGAGCTCGGCGACCTCGAGCGCGCGGAGGCCACGCTCGCGCGCGTGCCGCCCTCGCACCCGAGCTACGGCGACGCGCGCAAGCGACTCGCCGCGCTGCGCCAGCACGCGGGCGACGACGCCGGGGCGCTCGCGCTGCTCGAGGAGCTGCGCGTGCTCGAGCCCGGCAAGGAGAACGACTTCGCGACGGCCGGGCTGCGCGCGCGGACGGGCGACCTCGCCGGCGCGGTGGCGCTCGTGCAGGAGTGGATCGACGCCGATCCGCAGGACGCGTCCGCGCTCTACCAGATGGGCCTCGTGTACGACGCGGCGAAGCAGCGCGACGAGGCGATCGCGTGGATGCGGCGCGCGCTCGAGATCGAGCCCAGCGACGCGCACGCGCTCAACTACATCGGGTACACGCTCGCCGAGCGCGGCGAGCGGCTCGACGAGGCGGAGTCGCTCATCCAGCGCGCGCTCGAGCTCGCGCCCGACGACGGCTACATCACCGACAGCCTCGGCTGGGTCTACTACATGCGCGCGCGCCCGCTCGTGGAGGCGGGGCGCGCCGCCGAGGCCCGGCCGTGGATCGAGCGCGCGCTCGCGACGCTCGCGCGCGCCGACGAGCTGGCCGGCGGCGATCCCGTGATCTCCGAGCACATCGGCGACGTACACCGGCTCGCGGGCGACCTCGCCGCCGCGCTCGAGCACTACGAGCGCGCGCTCGAGCAGGAGCCGCGCGAGGGCGAGCAGCCCGAGCTCGACGCGAAGATCGACGCGCTGCGCGCGCAGCTCGGGACGCGGTGA